The Candidatus Thermoplasmatota archaeon region AGAATACTTAACGAAAATCCTAAGCCTATTATAATACCATGTCATAGAGTGGTGCATCAGAGTGGCGAACTTGGCGGTTATAAGTTTGGAGTCGATAAAAAAGCCTCGTTGCTCAGAAGCGAAGGCATTAAAATAGAAAATTACAAAATAAAAAACTTTAGAGAAATAATTTTTAGAAATTTCAAAACAAGTTACCCCCTGAAAAAGCTAAGAGCTTTGCAAAAAAAGCTTGCGCGCAGAGTAATATTAGAAGATAGATTTAAAAAATTAGATGTTATAGGCGGGGTAGATGTGAGTTATTATAATAATTCTGGTACTGCTGCCTGCGCTACTTTTGATTACAGAACTAAAAAAATTTTGGGAGTCAGAATAGTCAAGAAAAAAGTTAATTTCCCATATATTCCAACTTATCTTGCGTTTAGAGAGCTTCCTGCAATAAAAGAGGTTGTGAACAAGTTAATAAAAAAGCCTGATATTTTAATGATAGACGGCAATGGAATACTTCATCCTTTAGGTATAGGGATAGCAAGTCATGTGGGAGTTGTTATGAATATTCCAACCATTGGTGTAGCTAAAACTCTGCTCTGCGGAAAGGTTGAAAGAATGCCTTTGAAAGTAGGTGAAAGCTCTAAAATATTCTATAAAAAGAGGGTCGTTGGCTTCTGCTTAAAAAGCGCTACTTATGCAAAACCGATTTACGTATCTCCGGGCAACAAAGTTTCTTTAGCAACAGCTCTAAAAATTGTAAGGCATTTCTCTATTTCAAGAATCCCAGAGCCTTTAAGACTTGCAGATAGTATGGGCAGAAAGATAAGACTCACTATGAAAATTAAGTGATAAATTTTTTCTGCACTTCTATAATCTCTTTACTAGTTAATGTTTTACTGTACTCTTCTAACGGCTGTTTGTTAAGTTCTAAAAATTCCTCGCCCCAAGTGTAAATTTTTAAAATTTTATCAGCTTCCTGTTTATAGCCTAAAATATACAAACAAGCTGCAAAAGCCTCAAGAGTGGTTAGTTTCGCAGGCTTGCCGTAATTTACAGGATTGCTTGCAAGCAAATAAGGCAGAGCCCTTCTTTTCATGCGCTTGCCAAACTTTTCAAATGTTTTCTCAGCCTTTTCCCAAGAGCAGTCGAGTGCTACGAGACCATGCTTTTTTATAGAGAGCAGATCTTCTTTTGAGAAAGCTCTCTCTGCAGTAGGGTCTAGAAGAACAGCGTTTGAAGGCAAGTATTTAGGGCTTTTTATTAATTCTGCATATCCGAATCTAGCAAGTTTTAGTGCAGTGCATTTTCTAGGGTCGCATTGCGGTGTTCGATAGATAATCAAATTGACCATTCCTCTCTAAATCTACAACACCAATATTTATATCTATTCTTTTTACTATATCTCATTTTGTGATCCGACTACCGAGCTCTTTCAGCGCACAAACTCTCGCTCCTTTATTAAGAGAATCTCTTGAGGAGCTAAAATTTAAGTTTGAGCGCGAGCAGATTCAAAAGCATTACACTCAAATAATGGTGCTCGTTCCACTACCCAAATTTGCATATACTTTTAGATTCGTAATTAAAGAGCCTTCTGAGTTTATCATAGACCTTTACGACGCTAAAATAACGCATTCAGGAATGGTTCATTTCATAGAGCTAGAGAATGTTAGAAGAGAAAATATTGCTAATATAAGGCTTGTGCTCAGTAACCTTACAACTAAACTACCTCGCAAGCCTTGGGAATTTACTTTAGCGCAAAAATTTCAAATTGGTTTTCTAGCGCCTGAAATTATAACAGCAAGATCAAAATGGAGAAAGTTAGGCATTGAGTAGTAAGATATAATTAAAAACCAAACTAGAAAACGCAAAGAAAAGAGCTGCTTATATAGGTAGTGCTACAGACCATTACCAAGGGATCTAAGAC contains the following coding sequences:
- a CDS encoding endonuclease V produces the protein RILNENPKPIIIPCHRVVHQSGELGGYKFGVDKKASLLRSEGIKIENYKIKNFREIIFRNFKTSYPLKKLRALQKKLARRVILEDRFKKLDVIGGVDVSYYNNSGTAACATFDYRTKKILGVRIVKKKVNFPYIPTYLAFRELPAIKEVVNKLIKKPDILMIDGNGILHPLGIGIASHVGVVMNIPTIGVAKTLLCGKVERMPLKVGESSKIFYKKRVVGFCLKSATYAKPIYVSPGNKVSLATALKIVRHFSISRIPEPLRLADSMGRKIRLTMKIK
- a CDS encoding DUF367 family protein, giving the protein MVNLIIYRTPQCDPRKCTALKLARFGYAELIKSPKYLPSNAVLLDPTAERAFSKEDLLSIKKHGLVALDCSWEKAEKTFEKFGKRMKRRALPYLLASNPVNYGKPAKLTTLEAFAACLYILGYKQEADKILKIYTWGEEFLELNKQPLEEYSKTLTSKEIIEVQKKFIT